GTCAGTTTGATTGGAGGGAAAAAAAGCGTGTCGGTATCATAACATGAAGTAAATACTATCATATGCAGATCCTTCCTGTGAATTTTGAAGCACTTCTATTTCCCGGCTCACAGCAGCGAATTGTTATTTAAATTTATACCATATGTCTGCTCATGAATGCTTTCACAGCTGGTAATTTTCGACTCCTTCAGGACGTCCTGCTTTTCAAAAACGAGTACAAGGCGACAAATGAAACGGTTTGACAAGTCCCGTTAGCAATTCACTGACATGAAGATTCACAACCTTTGACGTCCTGAAAGACAAGAGTAGCGCAGTTTTCAATCGCATTAACTTGGTATTCACATCACTATTGTATTGTTCGTCCATGATAGATTGATAGCAGAGAAGATGGAATTATTGGGAGCATAAAATTGAACAAAGGGCGGCAAGTAAGCCTCCGCCAGCGGACCAAAGTTTCGGCAAAAGGACTTGTCTCCTGCTAGATATTGCTCGATATTACTACTTTCGGAAATTGTTCCACGCCGGCCAATAATCTACAATTTCTTCCGAGCCAGCTACTGGCATGGTATTGAGCAGGCCATTGTTTTCGGAGCGTCAactgaaaataacaaaaaggtttttctttcttgttgtgGTCTTTGAACTTGTAGCTCCACAGAGGCATCGTAGGGGCTCTGGAAATGGCGTGCAAAATAAACTACAAAACTAAGGGTTTCCGGGAAGCCCATCTGATTAGGACAGTAtatgatgaaaaaaaatataaataaaacggCGCCGACCAAAAGACTTTCATGTCGGTCCATAGGAAGGTAAAACGTTCCACCTCCGCCAGTGGACACAGTTCAGCACTTCTATCTCTAGGAATGGCTCTTTAGAAGCGCAGGCGTTTGGAGTGTTCCGATGGTGGACTTAGCTGGTTGAATAAAGATAACGATGGAACAACTGAAGAAACCTTGCGCACCACGTCTCGCACATCACCGTGACGCAAAATACAGCCGCTCAACTCCTAAAGGCAGGCACTATTAGTACTGCCCCCATCAGTGGTAACCGTGGTGTCCGTGGTGTCCGTGTCCAGCTTCAGCGACGATCACGGCTTGCTGGGGCGCCGCGTCCACGTACACGGGTACCTCCAGGTGTTCCTTCTGGTGGTGCAGCACCTGCTGCGGGGCGCTCGAATGGTACAGCGCGTGCGCCGCGTGATGTGTCTTCGTGCCGGGCTCGTTGGTCTTGACGACAGCCCGGAAGCCCAGGCCGTCGGCCACGTAGTCGACGCGGCGGTAGATGCCCCGGGCGTCCGTAAAGCCGTACGAGCCGCGCTTGGTGTTGTACTCGTCGCCCACTTCGTGCCGGTGTTGCGTGTTGCCCCAGGCGTCCTTGATCTCGTACCCGAACGCGTACGGCTGGGGCTTGTACTGCGCCACCGGGAAGGGGGTCGACAGAGGAGAATAAAAAAGATTAGATAAAAATAAATCATCACTGTCGAGGATAACATTTTAGTTAAGTTAAAAAATGCAACTAAGTGAGCCGCACCATGTCTAAGCGTTTTAGGTCTCATGAGAACCGCACCAATCGCAGGTCGTTTATGGCAGGAACAACTATCATGATCTCTTTGAAGTTCTTTAGCAGCCAACTTTGACGGTCTACTGTCACGATGGTCTTTACAGCTAGAAATGTAACAGTTTTCCttctcaagtccagctttctcgggcaaaaattttgaaaattggaaaattgtaagactctcttatgaaaatattgaaggtaatggtccattattataacatgtagcaaaatatttcttttcagGTGTTTCCAGCgaacgcatcgaacagttaagactgctatagaaaaccaatggggaaggcttttgacgatagcaaaaacgtgaataaaaagaaatacaagactgccgtcgtgtgatctgcggatatattgattgctatagtgaaatcttacattgtatgaaaaaaattgcgttcataaatggtttcccggtCAAAAATGGTTTCGTCCAAAATGGCTGGGCAATAAATAAAGAGCACAGCAATAAAGAGCACAGGAGGGATAAGAGGAGACATTGATGGGATTGAGGCAGGCCAGCGAATGGGTTATCGTGTAGTTAGCTATCGTTAGTTCAGCTAGTGCGCAGGCACCGAAAAATAAGAAGCCTTAACAAATCTACGTAATAAGATTCGCTCGTTATTGGCCTGTGCCCTTTATAGTGATAAACCACGATAACCAACGACACGAGCGAAAGAGGAAGATAGCAGAAGCGAGCTTCGCAACGGCCAAGAGGACGATAACTAATGCACCAGCCAATCGTGAACCGACCCAGGTAAACAGCACATACGTACGAACAACACTGCAAATAATCCGCGACGAGTATTGCGCAACGCCTCTTACGTAGGTGTGTTTCACGTGTATTTACATGAGTTGGACATGATTGGGTTCTGATTGGGGCATTATGGAGTTGGACATGATTGGTACATGATTGGGACAAGGCCATGTTCTCGACAACGGCTGAAAGCGTTCCCATTTATGCGGCCTTACGGACAAGCAAATACAGCGCACGGTAACCGAATCGCACAAAGCATAAGTGTGCGAGTGACATCCGGCTGTCTAAAAGATATGCAAACCTACTGCATGCAGCTGCGAAAGTAGTACGAGTAAATATAGATACGACGTCACGATACCGCTTACACGCTGGCTCGTAAAAAAAGGTCAGCGCACAGTACTCAAGTGTTCTGTTCCATTCAACGTCGCCAAGCTTCGTTACATGCGCGGGGAAAAAGCCACTTCTAGGATTTTGGCGTGCGGTTCATACATGTAGTCCGTTCGGTTTAACTAAAGCGAAATGCTCTAATCACAACGACGTGGAAGAGGGTGTTCAACTACTCCTCTTAACGGCCTCGTACTCAATGTGCCGCGCAATGATCTTCGATAGAGGAATTAGTTGGACCAGTTGGTTCATGGCACAAAAATGAGCATCGCAACAGACAGcgctcgtgtctctttctgtcttttttgtcccgtctgttgcgctgaTAATTTTTGTGCCATGGTTTCCGACACATACactccattgttttttttttttgcctgcctgCCCTGactcacgctggctgccttcgtTGGTAGGAGTCCGCCGTAGAGAAAGACAGCAGTTTCTCACTGTCAGCGAGTACTTGCAGTACAAGAGACAAAAGGAATTTATCTCTTCAGTTAGGCACATATCTTGACCTCAGGAGTCCAGCATGTACACGAGTACGTCTAGCCTAGTCCGTTGCTTCGCTGTAACACCTAGATGTATAGTTTGTGCGCAACTTGTTCGAGCATGTGCCGGCCCAAATGTGGTCGTCACAATCCTCGGTggtgttaaaaaaacaaaaaaaaacgaagatagcAGGCCCTTTTCTGGCAGTTTAGCTCAGTGGCTATCGAACACTCCAGCCCAACTCGAGGGCTCAAGTTTGATTCCCGAGGCCTTCAGTATGTCTGTTGTCCTTCACCACTCATTCTTAATTTCATCTCTAATAATTATATTGTTCCCTTCTCTCTATCTCTCATTCTCTATTTTATGCAAAATGTAAAGCTATTCGAAGCTGTGTTTTCAAATGTATTTAGGCGAATGCCCCAGGTGGAGTAGGGTTCAATGACCGGCGAAATTACTCATTAGCGTCTGGCCATGCTGAGCCTTAAGaaaagctatagagctttctgAAAAGTTTCGCTCCTGTAGAAACATTCCTCCCGGTCCGCGGCTAGAACGCATAACCTTAACCTTTCTTTGGCAATCACTCTACTAGTTAAGATAACCAAAACGGCTAACAGATGGCAGAGTGAGACCGAATATTCCTTATTACAGTACCGGACTGGAGCTAATACTTCTTTGTTTCCTCTGTTAATCTTCTGAGAACGCTTTTTAGCTTTCCTTCGTTGCCGTGTGGCTGCGCTAGGGTAGCCAGATAATAAATAATTAACTCGTTTGATTGAAAATCACTATTATAAAAATTGAATGTGCAAATATTGATTCCTTTTGCTACATACGAAATATGCACATGCTGGTGATGTCATACTGGACCGATGTTCTTATTTCATACTACATAATTAATATTAAAAACTGCGAAGACACGCTGTGCCTTTGCTGCAGCCGGATATGTTTCAGAAGTCTATCAACGAAACAGTGGTGCCTGCTCTTTGGTAACCAGCTCGAGTCGTTCTCATATATAAGAGCGGTATTTGAAATTGTTTCCTTGACTAGGATGACCTGC
The Amblyomma americanum isolate KBUSLIRL-KWMA chromosome 3, ASM5285725v1, whole genome shotgun sequence genome window above contains:
- the LOC144125405 gene encoding uncharacterized protein LOC144125405; protein product: MGKLALLLASSLCVIAARAGHLGHGVVPAYVATQQVYYKPQPYAFGYEIKDAWGNTQHRHEVGDEYNTKRGSYGFTDARGIYRRVDYVADGLGFRAVVKTNEPGTKTHHAAHALYHSSAPQQVLHHQKEHLEVPVYVDAAPQQAVIVAEAGHGHHGHHGYH